The following are encoded in a window of Hemitrygon akajei chromosome 24, sHemAka1.3, whole genome shotgun sequence genomic DNA:
- the LOC140715704 gene encoding uncharacterized protein produces MDHSADEPPRRLRSGRLIVAPPRCRRPEVVSAAASTTSAGSMRVSHGRTKLQRRRCVEAAEAMPEGNMRSTRRRSQPPPPPSPGAGCHGGRSLHGQRGRRKPQRPRKPEVATAGRSSGSDGGRTQPQRPRSGETVAAAEHAASPGTHGCQECPRTFARRSALRQHARTHTGERPYPCERCGARFALQGTLRTHLRVHTGQRPYRCPLCPGKAYAHRSSRNYHRRLHSGERPHRCGDCGRGCLTRAALARHRLREHGATDGRPPPFACPRCPRAFLDSTALLGHLRVHTGERPYPCPRCGRAFAQSSTLRVHQQTHRDREGEQPRDPTG; encoded by the coding sequence ATGGACCACTCCGCTGATGAGCCTCCTAGGCGCCTGCGCAGTGGGCGCCTGATTGTCGCTCCACCGCGCTGCCGGCGGCCGGAGGTCGTCAGTGCAGCAGCGTCAACAACGTCGGCGGGGAGCATGCGCGTTAGCCACGGGAGGACTAAGCTGCAGCGCCGCCGTTGTGTGGAGGCCGCCGAGGCGATGCCGGAGGGGAACATGCGCAGTACGCGCCGGAGGAGCCAGCCGCCGCCGCCGCCCAGCCCGGGAGCCGGGTGTCACGGCGGCCGGAGCCTGCACGGGCAGCGCGGGAGGAGGAAGCCACAGCGACCCCGCAAACCGGAGGTCGCCACCGCCGGCCGGAGCAGTGGCTCTGATGGCGGCAGGACCCAGCCGCAGCGCCCCCGTAGTGGGGAGACCGTGGCGGCAGCAGAACATGCAGCCTCACCCGGCACCCATGGGTGCCAAGAGTGCCCGCGCACCTTCGCCCGCCGCTCGGCCCTGCGACAACACGCCCGCACCCACACGGGCGAGCGGCCGTACCCGTGCGAGCGCTGCGGCGCCCGCTTCGCCCTGCAGGGCACCCTCAGGACGCACCTAAGGGTGCACACGGGCCAGCGGCCGTACCGGTGCCCGCTGTGCCCGGGCAAGGCGTATGCACACCGCTCGTCGCGGAACTACCACCGGCGGCTGCACAGCGGCGAGCGGCCGCACCGCTGTGGCGACTGCGGCCGCGGCTGCCTGACACGAGCCGCGCTGGCACGCCACCGGCTGCGCGAGCACGGCGCCACCGACGGCCGGCCCCCGCCGTTCGCGTGCCCGCGCTGCCCGCGCGCCTTCCTCGACTCCACGGCGCTGCTCGGACACCTGCGCGTGCACACGGGCGAGCGGCCGTATCCGTGCCCGCGCTGCGGCCGCGCCTTCGCCCAGTCGTCCACGCTGCGCGTGCACCAGCAAACTCACCGAGACCGGGAGGGGGAGCAGCCCCGGGATCCCACCGGGTAG